One window of the Chitinophaga niabensis genome contains the following:
- a CDS encoding AraC family transcriptional regulator, whose product MYFTRLPDHSKPGFDEAQHFSKFRKHNIIFNAESRESHCDDHVGCLSIKTILSGEEIYGVDGRQLVVRPGQFLVLNDDQHYSCRINSKEKVQCLSIFFKNTLASSVLFDTLHSEEFLLDHPGTGNGNMPEFFQTLREITPDMNRQLSGLVHLLETEGYNETMTDEYFVFMLRYLVSVYQLDANSVSKVKAVKVSTRQEIYKRLCIARDLLHSFHGDNIDLNKVSTEAGLSVPQLVRQFKSVFHTTPYQYLTGVRLQQAASLLQHSDEQVQDIAWMCGFENAAAFSRAFRSVYGVQPTRFRAEG is encoded by the coding sequence ATGTACTTTACCCGTTTACCAGATCATTCTAAACCTGGCTTTGACGAAGCACAGCATTTTAGCAAATTCAGAAAGCATAACATCATCTTCAATGCAGAGAGCAGAGAAAGCCATTGTGACGACCATGTAGGCTGCCTTTCCATTAAAACAATATTGAGTGGTGAGGAGATCTATGGTGTTGATGGCCGGCAATTAGTGGTCCGTCCGGGGCAATTCCTTGTTTTAAATGATGATCAGCATTATTCCTGCCGCATTAACAGTAAAGAGAAAGTACAGTGTTTATCCATCTTCTTTAAAAATACCTTAGCCTCATCCGTATTGTTTGATACACTGCACAGTGAGGAATTTTTACTGGACCATCCCGGTACAGGTAATGGTAATATGCCTGAGTTCTTTCAAACGCTTCGTGAGATCACACCGGACATGAACAGGCAATTATCCGGTCTTGTACACCTGCTTGAAACCGAGGGATATAATGAGACCATGACCGATGAGTATTTTGTGTTCATGTTACGCTACCTGGTAAGTGTATATCAGCTGGATGCAAATAGTGTCAGTAAGGTGAAGGCAGTTAAAGTCAGCACCAGGCAGGAAATATATAAACGTTTATGCATAGCAAGGGATCTCCTGCATTCATTTCATGGGGATAATATTGATCTGAACAAGGTCAGTACCGAGGCCGGACTGTCCGTTCCACAGCTGGTGAGGCAGTTTAAGTCTGTTTTTCATACTACACCCTACCAATATCTTACCGGCGTCAGGCTGCAACAGGCGGCCAGTTTATTGCAACATTCAGATGAGCAGGTGCAGGACATAGCCTGGATGTGCGGATTTGAAAATGCGGCTGCTTTCAGCAGGGCATTCAGATCGGTCTACGGTGTGCAGCCCACCCGCTTCAGGGCAGAGGGGTAA
- a CDS encoding ABC transporter permease has product MKEQRQHHPPSWAQRFVEWYCKPGLVEDLTGDLNECFERNVQSIGPRRAKLIYIIDAIKFFRSYTVRSSIFVNLFMNRIMIGSYVKTSGRNIMRNKLFSFINILGLAISMSVGLLLIAFVLDLRSYDRFHKNGERIYRITNVVTSNGDDNGKFATTSTKTGKLIREKVSGIEVAVMRNNFSGDAKVGDNVLPLRGFWAEPSLFRIFTFPMVEGNPATALKEPYSVVLTETAARKLFGNQAALGKAIQVDTVIYQVTGIMKDVPFFSHISFEALVSLSTVEQNNTGEWTNMWSNAVYLLPSENADMATIQSQLNAIAKEENLAEEKTKIQLELLPLYNIVVGESLRQSEGGPGFAGPHMPPVVLWILGGLALVVILSACFNYTNLSIARATRRIKEIGLRKAIGAGKGQVRLQFLAEAVMISLAALLLSFLLFLVLRPLLINMAPEMQQTVKLDLTPSMVAAFILFSVTVGVIAGFMPAVFFSKISPINAFGSVASMKMFKHLTLRRALVVIQYTVTLIFITTTAVGYVQYKNILAFDLGFNTANILNIDMQDNKPDALLKELGEMPEITGLSRSLITTGVGNVWGGNMKYKDSRDSVLVMTNHVDENYLPLHDYKLLAGGNFAARPATTAASSEVIVNEQVLKRFNIGAGNPEKAIGEQITLNGRKMTIVGVMQDFHYGKVENLIGPVAFTFWTPKDRSIISAKIKSADMPATLAKIESVWKKIDRVHPFTAEFYDEAIEEAYSEFSTMIKIIGFLSFLAISIASMGLFGMVVFTTETRLKEIGIRKVMGASIGNLIYLLSRNFLFLLSVSALIALPATYLFFKIVVLPNYPYHTPVQLTELSAGLLVVLLIAFMMIGSQTLKAARSNPVAVLKSE; this is encoded by the coding sequence ATGAAAGAACAACGGCAACACCATCCCCCCTCCTGGGCGCAGCGATTTGTTGAATGGTATTGTAAACCCGGGCTCGTAGAGGACCTTACGGGAGACCTAAACGAATGTTTTGAGCGGAATGTACAATCCATCGGGCCACGCCGTGCAAAGCTGATCTACATCATTGATGCCATCAAGTTCTTCCGGAGTTATACCGTACGAAGCTCAATATTTGTGAACCTTTTTATGAACCGCATCATGATCGGAAGCTACGTCAAAACATCAGGGCGCAACATCATGCGCAACAAGCTGTTCTCTTTTATTAATATCCTTGGCCTTGCCATCAGTATGTCCGTTGGCTTACTGCTGATCGCGTTTGTACTCGACTTGCGTTCGTACGACAGGTTCCACAAAAATGGCGAGCGGATCTATCGCATCACCAATGTAGTAACATCCAACGGTGACGACAACGGCAAGTTTGCCACCACATCCACAAAAACAGGAAAGCTCATCCGTGAGAAGGTATCCGGTATTGAAGTGGCTGTTATGCGCAACAATTTTTCCGGCGATGCAAAGGTGGGTGACAATGTTCTTCCTCTCAGGGGCTTCTGGGCAGAGCCCTCCCTATTCAGGATCTTTACATTTCCGATGGTGGAAGGTAACCCTGCAACAGCGCTGAAAGAACCTTATTCGGTTGTTCTCACGGAAACAGCAGCCAGGAAGTTGTTCGGCAACCAGGCTGCACTCGGCAAGGCCATCCAGGTGGATACGGTCATTTACCAGGTGACCGGTATCATGAAGGACGTTCCCTTCTTCTCACACATCAGTTTCGAAGCGCTGGTATCTTTATCCACGGTTGAACAAAACAATACAGGCGAATGGACGAATATGTGGTCCAACGCCGTGTACCTCCTACCCTCGGAAAATGCTGACATGGCTACAATCCAGTCGCAGCTCAATGCAATTGCAAAGGAGGAAAACCTCGCCGAAGAAAAAACAAAGATCCAGCTGGAATTGCTTCCTTTATATAACATTGTGGTCGGAGAAAGCCTCCGTCAATCTGAAGGCGGCCCCGGTTTTGCCGGCCCTCACATGCCCCCTGTTGTACTGTGGATCCTCGGTGGGCTGGCGCTTGTTGTGATATTGTCCGCCTGCTTCAACTATACCAATCTTTCGATCGCACGTGCTACACGCCGTATTAAGGAAATAGGTCTTCGCAAAGCTATCGGTGCCGGAAAGGGCCAGGTACGGCTACAATTCCTGGCCGAGGCGGTTATGATCTCCCTGGCAGCCCTTCTCCTTTCATTCCTCCTGTTCCTCGTATTGCGGCCGCTGCTGATCAACATGGCGCCGGAAATGCAGCAAACGGTGAAGCTCGATCTCACGCCATCCATGGTGGCAGCCTTCATCCTCTTTTCAGTCACCGTAGGTGTTATTGCCGGTTTCATGCCCGCTGTATTCTTTTCGAAAATAAGCCCCATCAATGCGTTCGGAAGTGTTGCATCCATGAAAATGTTCAAACATCTCACTCTCAGGCGCGCTTTAGTGGTGATCCAATATACGGTTACCCTGATCTTTATTACAACAACCGCCGTGGGGTATGTGCAGTATAAAAACATCCTGGCATTCGACCTGGGATTCAATACAGCCAATATCCTGAACATTGATATGCAGGATAATAAACCAGATGCACTCCTTAAGGAACTTGGTGAAATGCCGGAAATAACCGGATTGTCCCGCTCACTGATCACCACCGGCGTTGGGAACGTCTGGGGCGGCAATATGAAATACAAAGATTCCCGGGATTCTGTTCTGGTAATGACCAACCATGTGGACGAGAACTATTTGCCGTTGCACGACTACAAACTCCTGGCCGGCGGAAACTTTGCTGCGCGCCCTGCTACAACAGCGGCCAGCAGCGAGGTGATCGTGAACGAGCAGGTTTTAAAACGATTCAACATCGGTGCCGGCAACCCTGAAAAAGCAATCGGTGAGCAGATCACATTGAATGGACGCAAAATGACCATCGTTGGCGTCATGCAGGACTTTCACTATGGTAAAGTGGAAAACCTCATCGGACCGGTAGCATTTACGTTCTGGACACCCAAGGACAGGAGCATTATCAGCGCCAAAATAAAAAGCGCAGACATGCCCGCCACCCTGGCTAAGATCGAATCCGTTTGGAAGAAGATCGACCGTGTTCACCCTTTTACGGCTGAATTCTACGACGAAGCAATAGAAGAGGCATACAGCGAATTTTCCACCATGATCAAGATCATCGGCTTCCTTTCGTTCCTGGCCATTTCCATCGCATCCATGGGTTTGTTCGGAATGGTGGTATTCACCACAGAAACAAGACTAAAAGAGATCGGCATCCGAAAGGTAATGGGTGCCAGCATCGGCAACCTTATATACTTACTGAGCCGCAATTTCCTCTTCCTCCTTTCCGTATCAGCGCTCATTGCCCTACCGGCAACTTACCTCTTCTTCAAAATTGTTGTGCTCCCCAATTACCCCTATCATACCCCTGTGCAGCTCACGGAGTTGTCCGCTGGCTTACTGGTGGTATTGCTGATCGCGTTCATGATGATCGGGTCGCAAACCTTGAAGGCCGCGAGGAGTAATCCGGTGGCGGTGCTGAAAAGTGAATAA
- a CDS encoding ABC transporter ATP-binding protein produces the protein MTQHEIAISVKGLKKSYKNVPVLTGVDLEVKKGCIFALLGANGAGKTTIVKILSTLLRQDSGNATVNGFDVASKPDNVRASISLTGQFAAVDEILTGWENLIMIARLRHLKDPHQVADDLLKRFGLTDAANRRSSTYSGGMRRRLDIAMSLVGDAPIIFLDEPTTGLDPEARIEVWKVIKELAGDGRTILLTTQYLEEAEQLADRIAILDKGRIIVNGSLSELKKLFPPAKVEYIEKQPTLEEIFLTIIGKKAGQ, from the coding sequence ATGACACAACATGAAATTGCCATCTCGGTGAAAGGGTTGAAAAAATCCTATAAAAATGTACCGGTCCTGACAGGCGTGGATCTTGAAGTAAAGAAAGGCTGCATTTTCGCCCTGCTCGGTGCCAATGGTGCCGGTAAAACAACCATTGTAAAAATACTCAGTACGCTGCTCAGGCAGGATAGTGGAAACGCAACGGTCAACGGATTTGATGTTGCATCAAAGCCGGATAACGTACGGGCATCTATCAGCCTCACCGGGCAGTTTGCAGCTGTGGACGAGATCCTGACAGGGTGGGAAAACTTAATCATGATAGCCCGGCTGCGACACCTCAAAGACCCGCATCAGGTTGCCGATGATCTGCTGAAACGTTTTGGTTTGACGGATGCTGCCAACCGCAGGTCATCCACTTACTCAGGAGGTATGCGCCGCAGGCTGGATATTGCCATGAGCCTTGTGGGAGATGCTCCGATCATTTTCCTGGATGAGCCAACCACCGGGCTTGATCCCGAGGCACGTATAGAGGTTTGGAAGGTCATCAAAGAACTTGCCGGCGATGGCAGAACCATATTGTTGACCACGCAGTACCTGGAAGAAGCTGAACAACTTGCGGACAGGATTGCCATTCTTGATAAGGGCAGGATTATCGTGAACGGCAGCCTCTCTGAACTGAAAAAACTCTTCCCGCCTGCGAAAGTTGAATACATTGAAAAACAGCCGACTTTGGAGGAGATCTTCCTTACCATCATTGGCAAAAAGGCCGGACAGTAA
- a CDS encoding SusC/RagA family TonB-linked outer membrane protein, whose product MHFLKKRLNLMRCTHQKTLACIALLLLGSEADRVTAASLTPLSPAVVSKADRRITGRVISDTGEGLPGVSVVIKGTTTGTLTDATGNYALNIPDENTILVFSYIGFLSQELKPGQNSTLNVKLLPDAKSLDAVVVVGYGTQKKVNLTGAVDQVNPAALRNRPVPNLAQGLVGVVPNLNLRMLDGKPTQSPSFNIRGTTSIGQGGSALVLIDGVEGDPRMLNPNDVESISVLKDAASASIYGARAAYGVVLITTKMPVAGKTSLSYSANYAIKSPTETPDNITDSYPWAKAFSDAWSRWNDNGSTPTAINKTIAFSPTYLAEIKRRWEDPSLPRIEVNPSNGEYQYFYSTDWYEQLYKKNFGAQEHNLSVSGGTDKSTFYLSGRYNGQDGLFRYNTDNYKMYNLRAKGSLHLTPWLLIDNNTEYSTQTYHQPLNVGEGSGVYRNIADEGHPLAPLLNPDGTLSFSAAYTVGDYYIGRNAIDLTQRFLKNRVGARAHFLDDKLNIRADFTFQSTDIASQQNRVQVPYSRYKNVIGYTGTNTNDLQERKRTTNYLATNFYADYKHQFSGGHNFTFLAGFNYEQSVYSNLTAQRNGIVYGGADDISLALGQSITTTGGYQKWAIAGGFYRINYNFRERYLLELNGRYDGSSKFPTDQQWAFFPSVSAGWRVSEEPFWSVSPKVISNVKVRASYGSLGNGNIAPYNFYEKFPITQSGRIINGIRPQTTRQPAVLPDGLTWETSTTGNLGLDFSALNNRLTFTGDFYRRWSKDMFTVGPTVPEVFGTTQPFGNYADLETTGWELSVSWDDHFDLASKAFTYGVRATLADSWADITKYNNKDKNLTDYYAGQRVGEIWGYRVEGLFRSADDIAKSPSQANVPSTNTRKNYVGDLKFRNLDGDNTIYHGLNRVGNSGDKTIIGNSEPRYTYGLNLYGDWNGIFISTFFQGVMKQDWYPSAEARFWGMYNRPYNAYPRWQEANMFREELGNFDAYLPRLVGYIAQGTGRALQVANDRYLQNAAYIRLRNIQIGYTLPQRLVSKIHARDLKVYVSGENLWTWSPMYKWTRDTDVTNIYGSDRDLSGGGSGDGYNYPMLKAVSIGLTLNF is encoded by the coding sequence ATGCATTTCTTAAAGAAAAGGCTTAATCTGATGCGGTGCACCCATCAGAAAACATTGGCATGCATTGCATTGCTCCTTTTAGGAAGCGAAGCAGACAGAGTAACCGCTGCTTCTTTGACACCTCTTTCGCCTGCTGTTGTATCAAAAGCCGACCGGCGTATTACAGGCAGGGTAATCAGCGATACCGGAGAAGGTTTACCAGGCGTGAGTGTTGTGATCAAAGGCACCACTACTGGTACACTCACTGATGCTACAGGTAATTACGCCCTGAATATACCAGATGAAAATACTATCCTGGTATTTTCCTACATCGGTTTCCTTAGCCAGGAACTGAAGCCCGGCCAGAACAGCACACTCAATGTGAAACTCCTGCCCGATGCAAAATCCCTCGATGCCGTAGTGGTAGTGGGTTATGGTACACAAAAGAAAGTGAACCTCACCGGAGCAGTAGACCAGGTGAACCCGGCCGCACTCCGGAACCGGCCCGTACCCAACCTGGCCCAGGGCCTTGTAGGCGTAGTGCCGAACCTGAACCTGAGAATGCTGGACGGTAAACCCACACAATCACCTTCGTTTAACATCCGCGGAACTACTTCCATCGGCCAGGGCGGTAGCGCATTGGTACTGATAGACGGTGTGGAAGGTGATCCCCGCATGCTCAACCCCAACGATGTGGAAAGCATCTCCGTTTTAAAAGATGCTGCCTCTGCTTCTATTTACGGGGCACGTGCAGCATACGGCGTAGTACTCATTACCACAAAGATGCCCGTGGCAGGAAAAACAAGTCTTTCTTATTCTGCCAACTATGCCATCAAATCACCTACTGAAACACCAGACAATATCACCGATTCCTACCCCTGGGCAAAAGCATTCAGCGATGCCTGGTCACGGTGGAACGACAACGGCAGCACGCCTACGGCTATCAATAAAACCATCGCCTTTTCTCCAACCTATCTCGCGGAGATCAAAAGAAGATGGGAAGATCCTTCATTGCCGAGAATAGAGGTAAACCCCAGTAACGGCGAATACCAATATTTTTACAGCACAGACTGGTACGAGCAATTGTATAAGAAAAATTTTGGCGCGCAGGAACATAACCTCTCTGTTTCCGGAGGAACGGACAAGTCTACTTTTTACCTGAGTGGCAGGTACAATGGCCAGGATGGTTTATTCCGCTACAATACCGATAATTATAAGATGTACAACCTGCGTGCTAAAGGCAGTTTGCATTTAACACCATGGCTGCTGATAGATAATAACACAGAATATTCCACGCAAACATACCATCAGCCGCTGAACGTGGGTGAAGGTAGTGGTGTATACAGAAATATTGCAGATGAAGGCCACCCCCTGGCCCCGTTACTGAATCCGGATGGTACCCTGTCATTTTCCGCAGCCTACACAGTGGGTGACTATTACATCGGCCGGAATGCTATTGACTTAACACAACGTTTCCTTAAGAACAGGGTTGGTGCCAGGGCGCACTTCCTGGACGATAAGCTGAATATCCGCGCGGACTTTACCTTCCAGAGCACCGATATTGCCTCTCAACAGAACCGTGTACAGGTGCCCTATAGCCGTTATAAAAACGTGATAGGCTATACCGGTACCAATACGAACGATCTGCAGGAGCGGAAAAGAACAACGAACTATCTCGCCACTAACTTTTATGCAGATTATAAACACCAGTTCAGCGGTGGTCATAACTTCACTTTCCTGGCGGGTTTCAACTACGAACAATCTGTTTACAGCAACTTAACAGCGCAGCGTAATGGTATTGTTTATGGTGGCGCAGACGATATCAGCCTGGCGCTCGGCCAGAGCATCACTACCACCGGTGGTTACCAGAAATGGGCCATCGCAGGCGGCTTCTACCGTATCAACTACAACTTCCGCGAACGTTACCTGCTGGAACTGAACGGACGTTACGATGGTTCCTCCAAGTTCCCTACAGATCAGCAATGGGCATTCTTCCCTTCTGTATCCGCCGGCTGGCGCGTATCTGAAGAGCCGTTTTGGTCAGTGAGCCCCAAGGTGATATCGAATGTTAAAGTACGTGCTTCCTATGGTTCGCTGGGTAACGGGAACATTGCTCCTTATAACTTTTACGAAAAATTCCCCATCACACAATCCGGCCGTATCATCAACGGCATCCGGCCGCAGACTACCCGTCAGCCGGCTGTGTTACCTGATGGGCTCACCTGGGAAACTTCTACTACCGGTAACCTTGGCCTCGATTTCTCTGCGCTTAATAACCGCCTGACCTTTACAGGTGATTTTTACAGGCGTTGGTCGAAAGACATGTTTACGGTGGGGCCTACCGTACCGGAAGTATTCGGTACTACACAACCATTTGGCAACTATGCCGACCTCGAGACTACGGGCTGGGAACTGTCTGTTAGCTGGGATGACCACTTCGACCTGGCATCGAAAGCCTTTACATATGGCGTACGGGCTACCTTAGCCGATTCATGGGCAGATATCACCAAATACAACAACAAGGATAAAAACCTGACCGATTACTATGCAGGCCAGCGCGTAGGTGAGATCTGGGGATATCGTGTAGAAGGATTGTTCAGATCGGCTGACGACATTGCCAAATCACCCTCACAGGCCAATGTACCCAGCACCAATACCCGCAAAAACTATGTAGGTGATCTCAAGTTCAGAAACCTGGATGGTGATAATACGATCTACCACGGCCTGAACCGTGTAGGCAACTCCGGTGATAAAACCATTATCGGCAACTCCGAGCCACGTTATACATATGGGCTCAACCTTTATGGCGACTGGAACGGGATCTTCATTTCCACTTTCTTCCAGGGAGTGATGAAACAGGATTGGTACCCTTCAGCAGAAGCACGTTTCTGGGGAATGTATAACCGTCCTTACAATGCATACCCACGCTGGCAGGAAGCCAATATGTTCCGCGAAGAGCTGGGTAATTTCGATGCATACCTGCCCCGCCTTGTGGGTTACATCGCGCAAGGTACCGGCCGTGCATTACAGGTGGCCAATGACCGTTACCTGCAAAATGCAGCCTACATCAGGTTGAGAAATATACAGATCGGCTACACGCTTCCGCAACGCCTCGTATCTAAGATCCATGCACGCGACCTGAAGGTATATGTATCAGGTGAAAACCTCTGGACATGGTCGCCCATGTACAAATGGACACGCGATACAGACGTAACCAATATCTACGGCTCTGACCGTGACCTGAGCGGTGGCGGCAGCGGTGATGGTTATAACTATCCCATGCTGAAAGCGGTATCAATTGGTTTAACCCTTAATTTTTAA
- a CDS encoding alpha/beta hydrolase has protein sequence MSIICFQQSRAQQIPIPIYENHVPNARQAPADYLEQTDADGLVTRITQPALIPFFPAKETATGTAILIFPGGGYRLLSLGACEEIAKALNQEGIAAFIVKYRLPNDTIMINRSIGPLQDAQAAIRLVRKRAAEWGIDPNKVGMMGLSAGGHLVSMEGTQQDRVVIDNKEKINLRPDFMALLYPVIIYDPAIPRTRENLIGKQPSPELLAFYSTDKHVTATTPPTFMVHAADDDVIPVKNTLSFFDALLKTHVKAEMHILQSGGHGFALTDANSKDNWFRMFKSWLAENGF, from the coding sequence ATGTCCATTATTTGTTTCCAGCAATCCAGGGCTCAGCAGATACCAATACCTATTTACGAAAACCATGTACCTAATGCCCGTCAGGCTCCGGCAGATTACCTGGAGCAAACAGATGCCGATGGCCTTGTAACCCGGATAACGCAACCGGCACTCATTCCATTTTTTCCTGCTAAAGAAACCGCCACCGGTACGGCTATACTTATTTTTCCGGGAGGAGGTTACCGCCTCCTGTCACTGGGAGCATGTGAAGAAATAGCGAAGGCGCTTAACCAAGAAGGTATTGCTGCTTTTATTGTAAAATACCGTTTACCCAATGATACGATCATGATCAACAGGTCCATCGGGCCTTTGCAGGACGCGCAGGCGGCCATCAGACTGGTGCGTAAAAGAGCGGCAGAGTGGGGGATTGATCCAAACAAAGTAGGTATGATGGGTCTTTCGGCTGGCGGCCACCTGGTATCGATGGAAGGAACGCAACAGGATAGAGTTGTGATCGATAACAAGGAAAAGATCAACCTCCGGCCAGACTTTATGGCATTGTTATACCCCGTGATCATTTATGACCCGGCCATTCCCCGGACCCGTGAAAACCTGATCGGTAAACAGCCTTCTCCGGAATTACTGGCCTTCTACAGTACAGATAAACATGTTACGGCCACTACGCCACCCACCTTTATGGTCCATGCCGCTGATGATGACGTGATCCCGGTTAAAAACACACTTTCCTTTTTTGATGCCCTGCTGAAAACACATGTAAAAGCCGAAATGCACATCCTGCAATCAGGCGGGCATGGTTTTGCCCTTACCGATGCGAACAGTAAGGACAATTGGTTCAGGATGTTTAAAAGCTGGCTGGCTGAAAACGGGTTTTGA
- a CDS encoding VOC family protein: protein MSNINNTIAGLELAQIGWVVPDIHAAVKFLSGALGISFPEPEHGRAEDFGVSYYGKVVPAEWLTTQTYNGGAFIELIQPLSGQSIFHDYLIKFPAGGTQHLAFRLPVSGFDKVISELQEQGYALISEVDHPIARMKFFDTYATLGVATEIMGITPDGWTVIKQMEGR from the coding sequence ATGAGTAATATTAATAACACCATCGCCGGGCTTGAACTCGCACAAATTGGCTGGGTAGTTCCGGACATTCATGCCGCTGTAAAATTCCTTTCCGGTGCCCTGGGCATCAGTTTTCCCGAGCCGGAACATGGGCGGGCAGAAGATTTTGGTGTGAGCTATTACGGGAAAGTGGTGCCTGCCGAATGGCTGACCACCCAAACCTATAACGGGGGCGCCTTCATAGAACTCATTCAGCCGCTTTCCGGCCAAAGCATCTTCCATGACTACCTGATTAAGTTTCCCGCAGGCGGCACACAGCACCTGGCGTTCCGGTTACCGGTGAGTGGTTTTGATAAGGTGATCAGTGAATTACAGGAACAGGGGTATGCGCTTATCAGCGAAGTGGACCATCCCATTGCAAGAATGAAGTTCTTCGATACCTATGCAACGCTGGGTGTTGCCACCGAGATCATGGGCATTACGCCGGATGGTTGGACTGTCATCAAACAAATGGAGGGGCGCTGA
- a CDS encoding pentapeptide repeat-containing protein produces MLNAKMIGDKIATARKKINISQAQLAQRLFISSQAVGKWERGESMPDITTLNTLSEILGVDLNYFSESFPSEAPETPVMKQPVELPSKKEQKKLNWDMSRGNWVDADFSGLKNLHEKFSSSNMQRCKFIGSDLAGLLLKSNNVDNCDFSGSDFSRSHIQNSHLANNLFKGCSMKETEFSGSHISGCDLTDADLTGVVIRSGGMDKSTLANAVWNRTSFKETYLGDMTFEGEIEDCYFENCAFKRVTFQNATLTNTFFKCRSLKGIRFINCQADRMTYEFLKSGKADLTGITLLTA; encoded by the coding sequence ATGTTGAATGCCAAGATGATCGGCGATAAAATTGCCACAGCACGAAAGAAAATAAATATCTCCCAGGCCCAGCTCGCCCAACGGCTGTTTATCAGTTCCCAGGCAGTAGGAAAGTGGGAACGTGGAGAATCAATGCCGGATATCACTACACTTAATACCCTCTCAGAGATCCTGGGTGTTGACCTGAACTATTTTTCAGAAAGCTTCCCATCTGAGGCACCTGAGACGCCGGTTATGAAGCAACCCGTTGAGTTACCATCAAAAAAGGAACAGAAAAAGCTCAACTGGGATATGTCCCGCGGGAACTGGGTGGATGCAGACTTTTCCGGGTTGAAGAACCTGCACGAGAAATTCAGCTCCTCCAATATGCAGCGCTGTAAGTTTATTGGTTCGGACCTGGCAGGCCTGCTGCTCAAAAGCAATAATGTTGATAACTGCGACTTTTCAGGTTCAGACTTCAGCAGGAGCCATATTCAGAATTCGCACTTAGCCAACAACCTGTTTAAAGGCTGTTCTATGAAAGAGACGGAGTTTTCAGGAAGCCATATCTCCGGTTGCGATCTTACTGACGCTGACCTCACTGGAGTAGTGATCAGGTCAGGCGGCATGGATAAAAGTACACTTGCTAATGCTGTGTGGAATCGTACCTCTTTTAAGGAAACATACCTTGGCGATATGACTTTCGAAGGTGAAATAGAGGACTGCTATTTTGAAAACTGCGCTTTCAAGCGGGTGACCTTCCAGAATGCAACACTTACCAACACCTTTTTCAAATGCAGAAGTCTGAAAGGGATCCGGTTTATCAACTGCCAGGCCGACCGGATGACCTATGAGTTCCTGAAAAGCGGGAAGGCAGATTTAACCGGTATCACATTGTTAACAGCATAA
- a CDS encoding PadR family transcriptional regulator gives MKGTNLGEFEELVLLTVAALINEAYSVAICDELSNHTGRSVKLGVVHAVLNRLEEKGLLKSELGEATNARGGKRKRFYQVTMQGKTALINAKSMRDQLWARIPTLAWKKM, from the coding sequence ATGAAAGGTACAAACCTCGGAGAATTCGAAGAACTGGTGCTACTCACCGTTGCAGCGTTGATAAACGAAGCATACAGCGTAGCGATATGTGATGAACTCTCTAACCATACCGGCCGTTCAGTGAAACTCGGCGTGGTGCACGCGGTGCTCAACCGTCTTGAAGAGAAAGGATTGTTGAAAAGTGAGCTGGGTGAAGCAACAAATGCCCGTGGCGGCAAACGTAAAAGGTTCTATCAGGTCACTATGCAGGGAAAAACAGCATTGATCAACGCCAAATCCATGCGCGATCAGCTGTGGGCCAGGATACCAACGCTTGCCTGGAAAAAAATGTAG